One Companilactobacillus farciminis KCTC 3681 = DSM 20184 genomic window, ATTCCTAAAATTTATTCATTTTCAGCAGCGTCAACAGCCTTGATAACGGCATTTCTAAAGCCATACTCTTCTAAGGCAGCCACTCCGCGAATAGTTGAACCACCTGGAGAAGTTACTTCGTCTTTCAAAGCAGAAACGTTCAATTCTGATTGCTTGGCTAACTTGGCAGCTCCGATAGCCATACCGATAGCAGCTTCATAAGAAAGTTGACGATTCAAACCATGTTTTACACCTGCATCGCTTAAAGCTTCAATAAAGACATCCAAGAAAGCTGGTGAGCAACCGGCCACTGTTCCTAGAATTCCTAATTGATCTTCGGGTACTTCGACAAGTTGTCCCGTGTAACCCATAATTGAAGCAACTTTTTTCTTATCGTCATCGGTAAAATCACTCGAATAAGTAATTCCTGTAAAACCAGCACCAACTTTAACTGGTGTGTTAGGAATGGCATGGGCAACTTTGGCATCACTACCTAAAACTTGCTTTAAATGAGTCACTGAAGCACTACCAGTAAAAGCAACGACTAATTTGCCAGCAACGATTTCTTTCAATTCACTCAAAACATTATCCAAAGCAGTTGCACCAACGGCAATGAAAATCACATCGGCGTCAGCTAATTGTTTTACCTTCTTAACCATTTGGAAACCAAGTTGGTCGCACAAAAGTTTCGTTCGATTAGAACGTCCACCCTTTACGACAATCTTATCTTCATCAAAACCATTTTTGATCAAGCCCGTTATAACGGCTCCACCAATACTTCCAGCACCAATAAATCCAATCATGCGATCGACTCCTTTATAAAGAACTTCTTTTATTCATTATATCTTACAGCAAAATAGACGTAATTACGGTCTTTATTTATAATAAAGAGTAATTCAAGTATCTTCAAATAGAGGGGGGTTCTTTATGAAGACATATCGAACAAGATTTCAGTTAAAATCTGAAGTCAAATCACTACTCAAAGGAAACTGGTCTAAGGGAGTTTTACTATTTTTGATTCCATCCCTAGTCTTTTGGTTTACTAATGAGTACAGCAATTTCAATGAAAAAATCAAAATTAATTACGATACTGCAACGGTGAATTTTGACCAACTGGTTAGAATGACTGCCAATTCTGGAATTATCAGTTTAATAGTTAGTTTGATTTTTCTAGTAATTACTTTATCCGCTACTTTTAGGGGACTGGATTGGTTAGAAGATCCAGAGCTAGACTTTGCTCCAATCAAAAGTAACTTTACTTATTTCAGAAGTCCTGATTGGTGGAAACTAATGCTAATTTACATCATTTCCTACATCTTCTTGACACTTTGGACTATTCTTTTAGTCATTCCTGGAATTATTAAGTACATGGCCTATTCACAAACTTACTTCATCTATAAAGATCTAAACGACCGTGGTCTTGCTAATAATTATAAATTGACTGACTATATCACAAAGAGTCGCCAATTGATGGTCGGCAATAAATGGCGTTATTTCGTCCTTCAACTTAGTTTTATCGGTTGGTGGCTACTTGGTTTCTTAACATTAGGCGTTGGTTTCATCTGGATTTACCCATACTACAAATTAACTATGGCTAACTTTTACAAAGACTTGAAAGAAAATAACGGTGCAATCTTAGCATAGGTTGCATCGTTTTTTTTGTATCGTTATAACGTCTCACTGCTTTTTGATAGACTAGATACCATCATTGTCTTCCCCTACAAGGGCGTGTATTGTTGATATATAAGGAAAAAGTTCACAAGCTCTTTTCACTACATCTACATAGGGGGGAATAATGAAAGCATATCGTACTAGAAATCAATTAAAAACTGAGGTTAAGACTCTTCTTAAAGGAAATTGGTCAAAAGCCATTATTCTATTTTTAATTCCTACTCTAGAGTTTTGGTTTACCAACGTATACAAAGTTATCAAAGATAATTTTAGTGTAAAGTACAATAATTTAACGGTCACTCTTGATCAAATTCTTAAAGCATCTACTAGTTATGGTTTAGTCAGCGCCATTCTAGGTCTGATTTTTATCTTAATCACTTTATCAGCTACTTTTAGAGGATTGGATTGGTTGGAAGACCCTAATTTAGAATTCTCACCTCTCAAAAGTAATTTCACTTACTTCAGAAGTCCTGCTTGGTCAGAATTAATCATGCTCGACGTTATTTCATATGTTTTCTTATTGTTTTGGACAATCTTATTAATCGTTCCTGGAGTAATTAAAGCTTTAGCCTATTCACAAACTTATTTCATCTACAAAGATCTTAACGACCATGGTCTTTCCAAAGATTATCGTTTAACTGATTACATTACTAAAAGCCGCCAATTAATGGTTGGTAATAAATGGCGTTATTTTGTCCTTCAACTTAGTTTTCTTGGTTGGTGGGTACTCGGTCTTATAACTCTAGGTATTGGTTTCATTTGGATTTATCCATATTACAAATTAACTATGGCTAACTTCTACAAAGATTTGAAAGAAAAAAGCGGTGCAATCTTAGCATAGGTTTGCATCGTTTTTTGTATCGTTATAACGATAATTTCACTTAGTATATTCGTAAATCACATCATGCAACAATTGAACAACTGGCATATTTGTCTTTTTATCATAATAATCGCCAAACCTAGCATCACTAATATACATATCGACCAATCCTCGATGCGCTTTTTTGGTATAACTGGGCCAAGTGTATTCAAGCCATTGCTTATGTTCTTGATAAATTTTTTGAGCTAACTGTGAATCCAAGTCCGGGTGCTGTTTCAAGGCTACTAAATCGTCAATCAAAGCCTTTTCTACAGCTTGCATTTGTTGAAACTCTACCTCACTCAATTTAGAAAACTTTTGATTGGATTGTTCAATCGTTTTTGAACCATATTTTTGGCGAATTTCCGCACCGTATTTAACCTCATTTTCTGAAATTCTAGTCTCTTTAAACGCCGTAAATCTTTCTGTATCCGTCATTTCGATTTCTCCTTGATAATCTTTGATAGTCAAATCAATATTTGTTAGCAGAGTATTTATCTTTTCTTGTTCTTGTAATAACAACTGTTGTTGCTGTTTCAATGCATCTATCCTCGAAAAATTCGGATCATCCATAATTTTCTTGATCTCCTGCAACGGAAAATTCAGCGACCGATAAAAAAGAATTTGCTGCAATTTATTTACATTTTTTTCATCATAAATTCGGTAATTATTTTCATTAACTTCACTCGGTTTCAACAAATTTATATCATCGTAATATCTCAACGTACGCGTTGTGATACCAGTCATTTCAGCTAACTTTTTAATTGTATATTTCATAAATATCTCTCCTAACAAATTGAATTTTATCGGTTGACGTTACGTGAAGGTCAAGTAAATTATGATAAAAATCGACCACTTTTTTCACCTTTCCTGTTAAGATAGGGATTAACAATAATTAGGTGGGTGACTATATTGAATGAATTTACACAAGTTTTAACTATCGCAGGTTCTGACTCTGACGGAAGTGCCGGCGCTCAAGCAGATCTCAAAACATTTATGGCTCGTGGTGTTTATGGAATGTCCGTATTTACTGCCGCTGTTGCTGGGAATTCATATGGAATTCACGACAGTGTAAATATGCCAGTCAGTTTTATTGAAAATCAAATCAAAGATATCAAAGATGATTTCAAAGTTTCAGCTTTTAAAACTGGTATGTTGTCTGATTCAGAAATTATTCACACAGTTACTGAAGCTATCAAGGATAAACCTTTTGGATACTTCATCTTAGATCCAGTTATCATCACTAAACATGGGGCAATGCTTTTGGAAACAGAAGCTTACCAAACCTTGATCGATGAATTATTCCCATTAGCTGATTTAATTACGCCAAACTTCTATGAAGCTAAGAAATTATCTGGCCTAGAATTAGAAAATAAAGAAGAAATTATTAAGGCTGCACATAAATTACGCAAATTAGGTCCAAAAAATATTATGATAAAGGGTGAACATAGTGACGACTCAATCGATGAAGTTGAAGATTATGTTCTACTAGAAGATGGCCAATCATTCTGGATCTCTGAACCATTTGTCAAAACAGAACATATCAATGGTACTGGTGATACCTTGTCATCATGTATTGTGGCTGAATTAGCAAAGGGTCAAAGTATGGAAGATGCCATTAAGACTGCAAAAACATTTACTTATAATGCTATTAAACATGAAATCGCTGTAGGACATAAATATGGACCTATTAACCATTTTGTAAAGGATGATATACAATAGTATTGGTAAGTAAAATTGGAGGTTAACTATGGTAAGAATAACAAAAATTTCTGCCGGGATTTTATTGCTTATACTATCAATTGTATTAATGATCAAAGCTGGATTTGAAGGTTTCATTGCTGCTCTAGTCGGTACTGGAGCTATCGGTGGTGCTGCCGGAATTCTAATGGCAATCACTTATATCATTTCAGCCGCAATCTACATTTTAACTAACCGAACGTACAGTATCGTTCCTGATATTGTTGGATTTGTCATCCTGATCCTCGGTGGTTTAATGGGCTTGTTTAACGCCAATATGCCTGGAGCTGGCTTCTTAAAGATTTGGGCTTGGGTTGGTATCATCATTGGTGCAATTGACTTGATTGTCGTCATCGTTGATATGATAATTCATCCAGTTTCTGACGAAGAACCTGAAGACGAACCGGATAATAATCAAAATCAGTTCGACAACCAAAACCAAAACTTTGGTCAGTTTTATAATCAAAATCAACCAAATGGGCAATTTAATCAACCTAACAATTTTAATCAAGCAAATTACGGATATAATCCTTATCAAAATAACAACCAAAACCAATTTGGTAACAACAATCAAGGATACAATCAACAACCAAATCAACAGTTCAATCCTAATCAAGTTCCAAACAACATGAATCAACAACAGTTCCCTAACAATGGGAATTACAACAATAACCGTTCTAATCAATTCAACAACCAAGCTAATAATGGCTACAATAATCAGCCATACAATCAGCCTATGAATAACAATATGAACGGGAACATGAATAATAATATGAATCGCCCTAACCCTCGTGGCAATTACCAACAACCAAATAATCAATTTGGCAACGGCAATCAAGGACAATTCAACAATCAATCATACAATCCAAATTCAAATTACAATAATCAAAACTACGGTCAAAACCAAAACTACGCACCTAATAACCAGAATCAAAATATGAACCAGCCAAACTTTGGTAATCAGAACAATCAACAATTCAATCCAAACAATGGCAATCCTCGTTTAGGCGCACCGCAACAAAACAATAATCTTGGTACTAGAAGTCGTAGCAGTAGACACTAGTCTAAAAAGGACAAACGCGAATGCGTTTGTCCTTTTATTTTTTCAGCAAATATGCCACTATCATCGAACCAACAAACAAGACAGCAAATAGTAAAAATCCTTGGACTTGTTTATTAGGTCGAATTGAAACCTCAGTCGTCTGTTCTTCTTGTTTAACTTCTTGATTAAAATAAATCAATATGCCTGAATTCAAGGCAATACTTACTAAAATCAAAACTGTACTAACTGTTGATAGTCTTCCTAAAAATTTCTGTTGCGAAACGATTAATATCAAAATCAAATTCAAAATACTAGGCAGCCACATGTACCTTTTCAAAGTCATTAAACGTGTTTTTCTATCAATATCTCTCACAATATCAGATCCCTCCACTAGTAAATTATCTAAAGAAATGTGATAGAGCTTCGATAAACGGATCAGACTATTAATATCGGGGAAAGTCTTACCAGTTTCCCAGTTCGAGACGGTTTTTGACGAAACATACAATTTCTCTGCCAACTGTTCTTGAGTCAAATGATATTCTTGGCGTTTCTTTCTCAAAATCTGATTCAATTCCATTTTTATCGCTCACTTTCACATTGCTTAGTTCATTTATATTAGATTCGGAATAAATTAACCATCCAATCCATTTCTAATCGTTAATTTTCATGCTTATAACGGCGTTATAAATAAATTGTTCCTAAATTAAAGATACCACTTACCTTTTGTAAATTTTCTTTA contains:
- the thiD gene encoding bifunctional hydroxymethylpyrimidine kinase/phosphomethylpyrimidine kinase, with protein sequence MLNEFTQVLTIAGSDSDGSAGAQADLKTFMARGVYGMSVFTAAVAGNSYGIHDSVNMPVSFIENQIKDIKDDFKVSAFKTGMLSDSEIIHTVTEAIKDKPFGYFILDPVIITKHGAMLLETEAYQTLIDELFPLADLITPNFYEAKKLSGLELENKEEIIKAAHKLRKLGPKNIMIKGEHSDDSIDEVEDYVLLEDGQSFWISEPFVKTEHINGTGDTLSSCIVAELAKGQSMEDAIKTAKTFTYNAIKHEIAVGHKYGPINHFVKDDIQ
- a CDS encoding DUF975 family protein, whose protein sequence is MKTYRTRFQLKSEVKSLLKGNWSKGVLLFLIPSLVFWFTNEYSNFNEKIKINYDTATVNFDQLVRMTANSGIISLIVSLIFLVITLSATFRGLDWLEDPELDFAPIKSNFTYFRSPDWWKLMLIYIISYIFLTLWTILLVIPGIIKYMAYSQTYFIYKDLNDRGLANNYKLTDYITKSRQLMVGNKWRYFVLQLSFIGWWLLGFLTLGVGFIWIYPYYKLTMANFYKDLKENNGAILA
- a CDS encoding DUF975 family protein, whose translation is MKAYRTRNQLKTEVKTLLKGNWSKAIILFLIPTLEFWFTNVYKVIKDNFSVKYNNLTVTLDQILKASTSYGLVSAILGLIFILITLSATFRGLDWLEDPNLEFSPLKSNFTYFRSPAWSELIMLDVISYVFLLFWTILLIVPGVIKALAYSQTYFIYKDLNDHGLSKDYRLTDYITKSRQLMVGNKWRYFVLQLSFLGWWVLGLITLGIGFIWIYPYYKLTMANFYKDLKEKSGAILA
- the proC gene encoding pyrroline-5-carboxylate reductase, whose amino-acid sequence is MIGFIGAGSIGGAVITGLIKNGFDEDKIVVKGGRSNRTKLLCDQLGFQMVKKVKQLADADVIFIAVGATALDNVLSELKEIVAGKLVVAFTGSASVTHLKQVLGSDAKVAHAIPNTPVKVGAGFTGITYSSDFTDDDKKKVASIMGYTGQLVEVPEDQLGILGTVAGCSPAFLDVFIEALSDAGVKHGLNRQLSYEAAIGMAIGAAKLAKQSELNVSALKDEVTSPGGSTIRGVAALEEYGFRNAVIKAVDAAENE
- a CDS encoding helix-turn-helix transcriptional regulator produces the protein MELNQILRKKRQEYHLTQEQLAEKLYVSSKTVSNWETGKTFPDINSLIRLSKLYHISLDNLLVEGSDIVRDIDRKTRLMTLKRYMWLPSILNLILILIVSQQKFLGRLSTVSTVLILVSIALNSGILIYFNQEVKQEEQTTEVSIRPNKQVQGFLLFAVLFVGSMIVAYLLKK
- a CDS encoding MerR family transcriptional regulator, producing the protein MKYTIKKLAEMTGITTRTLRYYDDINLLKPSEVNENNYRIYDEKNVNKLQQILFYRSLNFPLQEIKKIMDDPNFSRIDALKQQQQLLLQEQEKINTLLTNIDLTIKDYQGEIEMTDTERFTAFKETRISENEVKYGAEIRQKYGSKTIEQSNQKFSKLSEVEFQQMQAVEKALIDDLVALKQHPDLDSQLAQKIYQEHKQWLEYTWPSYTKKAHRGLVDMYISDARFGDYYDKKTNMPVVQLLHDVIYEYTK